Proteins encoded by one window of Elaeis guineensis isolate ETL-2024a chromosome 12, EG11, whole genome shotgun sequence:
- the LOC105061180 gene encoding lysine-specific demethylase JMJ13-like, which produces MWPSSLSQKSDHCFASEGRNRFLGFFCFAGGLSFGTGRVERHEIGDRHGMVEGRACLSREFKNGLEILKCKQLQRLKLSIAPKGENVTTMVTRSTADALKTSTSCCTRMQRNADEFSHLGAPLKDAFSKHKVENFGMSNFDWIDDIPECPAFYPTKEEFEDPLIYLQKIAPVASKFGICKIISPLNASVPAGVVLMKENAGFKFTTRVQPLRLAKWDEKDKVTFSMSGINYTFREFEKMANNVFARRYFSAGGLPAKYLEEDFWHEIANGKTQSVEYACDIDGSAFSSSPSDQLGKSKWNLKRFSRLPNSVLRLLGEAIPGVTDPMLYIGMLFSMFAWHVEDHYLYSISYHHCGASKTWYGVPGHAASNFEKVVQEHVYAREILSTNGDVAVFDTLFGKTTMFPPNILLKHHVPVYRAVQRPGEFIITFPRAYHAGFSHGFNCAEAVNFAVGDWFPFGSVASQRYALLNRTPLLPYEELLCKEAMLLYKRSSNLDAPNPAPLVKDFPSQHCVKVSFVQLMRTQHFAHWLLMKLGACIRYSPDVPGTVPCSLCQRDCYVSYVKCNCNSQPICIHHEKEIKSCSCGHNRVVFLRMDLLELETVSQKFEQEDGILGEFQKQLKDDQCVRPNFFLSTEGDGYEPYCNIKFKASNVNKEQPEIHSQGLDCSLQRECLNYDAVDSMPSSAVSNLSSSQEVLHGSLHNNGCTNSNRDKLVPTKRSRDVSHSASGPIQLIPPPNKCRAAYQSDSSVTLVHHDSDDSDSEIFRVKRRSTVSLVRKTESDVMSPRLPEKQVFKQLRRHHSDETTMHLPSLNDRRPPRDAKLVMDDDAMKLKLKVQNREVHHSNLGDTIRESALTDSGPKVLKVTGSVEPGRFSECEGS; this is translated from the exons ATGTGGCCTTCCTCTCTCTCCCAGAAGAGCGACCATTGCTTCGCCTCTGAAGGTAGGAATCGATTTCTAGGGTTCTTTTGCTTCGCCGGAGGGCTCAGTTTTGGAACTGGGCGGGTGGAGCGGCACGAGATCGGCGATCGGCACGGGATG GTTGAAGGAAGGGCTTGTTTGTCGAGAGAGTTTAAAAATGGATTAGAAATTCTGAAATGCAAACAGCTCCAGCGTTTGAAGTTGTCTATAGCCCCTAAAGGGGAAAATGTCACTACTATGGTGACTAGAAGTACAGCGGATGCTTTGAAAACCTCCACATCATGTTGTACAAGAATGCAAAGAAATGCTGATGAATTTTCTCATTTAGGTGCTCCTTTGAAGGATGCTTTTTCGAAGCATAAGGTAGAAAATTTTGGCATGTCAAATTTTGACTGGATTGATGATATTCCGGAATGTCCTGCGTTCTATCCTACGAAGGAGGAGTTTGAGGATCCCTTAATTTATCTCCAGAAGATAGCTCCTGTAGCATCTAAATTCG GCATATGCAAGATCATTTCCCCATTAAATGCTTCTGTGCCTGCTGGTGTTGTGTTGATGAAGGAAAATGCTGGATTTAAGTTCACTACTAGAGTACAACCTCTGCGCCTCGCTAAGTGGGATGAAAAGGACAAAGTCACCTTTTCCATGAGTGGAAT AAATTATACATTCAGGGAGTTTGAGAAGATGGCAAACAATGTGTTTGCTCGACGTTATTTTAGTGCTGGAGGCCTACCAGCGAAGTACTTGGAAGAGGACTTCTGGCATGAAATTGCTAATGGCAAGACACAGTCTGTGGAGTATGCATGCGACATAGATGGTAGCGCCTTCTCATCTTCTCCAAGCGACCAACTTGGAAAAAGCAAGTGGAACTTGAAG AGGTTCTCTCGACTTCCCAACTCTGTATTGCGACTGCTGGGGGAAGCTATCCCG GGTGTAACAGATCCCATGTTGTACATTGGCATGCTCTTTAGTATGTTTGCTTGGCATGTGGAAGATCACTACCTGTATAG CATCAGCTACCACCATTGTGGAGCATCTAAAACTTGGTATGGGGTTCCAGGTCATGCTGCTTCTAACTTTGAAAAAGTGGTTCAGGAACATGTATATGCTCGTGAGATCTTATCTACTAATGGAGATGTTGCAGTATTTGACACACTTTTTGGAAAGACAACCATGTTTCCACCCAATATATTGTTAAAGCATCATGTTCCTGTTTATAGAGCTGTACAGAGACCTGGAGAGTTTATTATAACCTTTCCTCGAGCATATCATGCTGGTTTTAGTCATG GCTTCAATTGCGCGGAGGCAGTGAACTTTGCTGTTGGTGATTGGTTTCCATTTGGGTCTGTGGCTAGCCAGCGATATGCACTTCTTAACAGGACACCATTACTTCCATATGAGGAGCTCCTATGCAAGGAAGCAATGCTTCTTTATAAGAGATCGTCCAATCTTGATGCCCCAAATCCTGCTCCATTAGTTAAAGATTTTCCCTCTCAACACTGTGTCAAGGTTTCCTTTGTGCAATTAATGCGAACCCAGCACTTTGCTCACTGGTTGCTGATGAAATTAGGAGCTTGCATACGCTATTCTCCAGATGTTCCTGGGACAGTACCCTGCAGTCTTTGCCAACGTGACTGCTATGTATCTTATGTCAAGTGCAACTGTAATTCACAGCCTATCTGCATTCATCATG AGAAAGAGATAAAAAGCTGTTCTTGCGGTCACAATCGTGTTGTCTTTTTGAGGATGGACCTTTTGGAATTGGAGACTGTATCTCAGAAGTTTGAGCAGGAAGATGGAATATTAGGAGAGTTTCAGAAACAACTAAAAGATGACCAGTGTGTGCGACCAAACTTTTTCCTTTCTACTGAAGGAGATGGATATGAGccatattgcaacataaaattcAAAGCAAGTAATGTAAATAAGGAACAACCAGAGATCCATTCACAAGGTTTAGATTGTTCTTTACAAAGGGAATGCCTCAATTATGATGCAGTGGATTCTATGCCTTCCTCTGCAGTATCAAACTTGTCATCATCTCAAGAAGTACTTCATGGCTCCCTGCACAATAAT GGATGCACTAATTCTAACAGAGATAAGTTAGTCCCAACTAAGCGTTCCAGAGATGTCTCACACAGTGCTTCTGGACCCATCCAACTAATTCCACCTCCCAATAAATGTAGAGCTGCCTATCAGTCTGATTCCAGTGTTACTTTAGTCCATCATGACAGTGATGATTCTGATTCGGAAATCTTCCGAGTCAAACGTAGGTCAACTGTGAGCTTAGTGAGGAAAACAGAAAGTGACGTGATGAGCCCAAGACTTCCTGAAAAGCAG GTGTTTAAACAATTGCGAAGGCACCATTCAGATGAAACAACTATGCATTTGCCATCATTAAACGATAGGCGACCTCCACGGGATGCAAAGCTGGTAATGGATGATGATGCCATGAAATTGAAACTGAAAGTGCAAAACAGAGAAGTTCACCATTCTAACCTGGGTGACACCATCAGGGAATCAGCATTAACAGATTCTGGACCAAAAGTTCTCAAGGTTACAGGTAGTGTTGAGCCAGGCAGATTCTCAGAATGTGAAGGGTCTTAA